In one Xyrauchen texanus isolate HMW12.3.18 chromosome 18, RBS_HiC_50CHRs, whole genome shotgun sequence genomic region, the following are encoded:
- the LOC127658519 gene encoding polypeptide N-acetylgalactosaminyltransferase 5: protein MFKMKFRKYFRGSGRVLAFVFIASVIWLLFDIAALRISISDVNQDLKEREIVRKQGRRKDNVENVVFKHPLEKVNVDKMGILKKPNRFERKVDEVYKKLPKAKPETKAPLKQDIRVNPKLQAGNLFVVQKDAINQSKVHLTVKSSVKETILNNHKRSNETVMKVKVNNVILKINEINKEKHVVSKAPPAVQEGKHILPLKEKSMRTVHHTNATLVTLGLLSEGHADAGLHKNLSNDLLKPAESAKTKRIIDTEKHDNTFNKTKTHLTKKTNELKLHDHADEASKVLNSTVVRVRRSGGLHKIMALDLTDKPRDSRAVGQFGQPASVPRDKELESRRRWSEGHFNVFLSEQIPIDRAIPDTRPKTCSENLVHDDLPSTSVIFCFVDEVWSTLLRSVHSVLNRSPPHLLKEIILVDDCSTKDYLREQLDVYMSQFPKVRIIRLKERQGLIRARMVGATAAKGEVLTFLDSHVECNVGWLEPLLERVYLDHKKVVCPVIEVISDKDMSYMLVDNFQRGIFRWPLVFAWSALPEEYIRQNNVKDSDPIRCPIMAGGLFSIDKNYFYELGAYDPGLDVWGGENMEISFKIWMCGGEIEIIPCSRVGHIFRGDNPYKFPKDRVKTVERNLARVAEVWLDEYKELFYGHGYHHLLDKRTTDIGNLTEQIELRQKLKCKSFKWYLDNVFPDLVAPLVKAEGLIFNVGNRKCLVYHNGILSFDKCDLTNKSQHFSYTWLRMLRQNTSCIASQETRVVMKPCDNTKPHLRWMHKSDKGMMEHLKMEGSFRPICLEAGVKADAVFLKDCDTINTLQKWQFTHYYAQ, encoded by the exons ATGTTTAAAATGAAGTTCAGGAAGTATTTTAGGGGCAGTGGAAGAGTCCTGGCATTTGTGTTTATTGCTTCTGTAATCTGGCTCCTCTTTGACATCGCAGCACTCCGGATATCGATTAGTGATGTGAATCAGGATCTCAAAGAGCGAGAGATTGTACGAAAACAGGGAAGGAGAAAAGACAATGTAGAGAATGTGGTGTTCAAACATCCATTGGAAAAAGTAAATGTGGACAAGATGGGAATTCTTAAAAAACCCAATAGGTTTGAAAGGAAAGTTGATGAAGTTTACAAAAAGTTGCCAAAAGCAAAGCCAGAAACAAAAGCTCCGCTAAAACAAGACATTCGAGTGAATCCAAAGTTACAGGCTGGTAATTTGTTTGTGGtacaaaaagatgcaattaatCAAAGCAAAGTGCATTTAACCGTGAAATCATCTGTGAAAGAAACTATTCTCAACAATCACAAAAGGAGCAATGAAACTGTAATGAAGGTCAAAGTTAACAATGTAATTTTAAagattaatgaaataaataaagaaaaacatgtgGTTTCTAAAGCCCCACCTGCAGTACAGGAGGGAAAACATATTTTACCGCTCAAAGAAAAGAGTATGAGGACAGTACATCATACTAATGCAACACTAGTAACACTAGGCCTACTTAGCGAAGGACATGCAGATGCTGGTTTACACAAGAACTTGAGTAATGATTTGCTGAAACCTGCTGAGAGCGCTAAAACGAAAAGAATTATTGATACGGAGAAACATGACAACACTTTCAACAAAACTAAAACGCATTTgactaaaaaaacaaatgaactgaAGCTGCACGACCATGCCGATGAGGCATCAAAGGTATTGAACTCCACAGTTGTGAGGGTCAGGAGGTCAGGTGGGCTTCATAAAATCATGGCCCTGGATCTGACCGACAAGCCCAGAGACTCACGGGCCGTGGGACAGTTTGGGCAGCCTGCAAGTGTCCCCAGAGATAAAGAGCTGGAGAGCCGAAGACGCTGGAGTGAAGGACATTTTAACGTGTTCCTGAGTGAGCAGATACCGATAGACCGGGCCATTCCAGACACCAGACCCAAAAC ATGCTCGGAGAACCTTGTTCATGATGACCTGCCCTCTACCAGCGTGATCTTCTGCTTTGTGGATGAGGTTTGGTCCACTCTGCTCCGATCAGTCCACAGTGTACTCAACAGATCTCCTCCACACCTCCTGAAGGAGATCATTTTGGTGGACGACTGCAGCACCAAAG ACTATCTGAGGGAGCAGCTGGATGTGTATATGTCTCAGTTCCCTAAAGTACGAATCATTCGTCTGAAAGAGAGGCAGGGCCTCATCAGAGCCAGGATGGTAGGAGCTACTGCTGCTAAAg GTGAAGTGTTGACATTTCTGGACTCGCATGTTGAGTGTAATGTGGGGTGGCTGGAGCCTCTGTTAGAGAGAGTTTACCTGGACCACAAGAAAGTGGTCTGTCCTGTTATTGAGGTCATCAGCGATAAGGACATGAG TTATATGCTGGTTGATAATTTCCAAAGAGGCATTTTCCGATGGCCGCTGGTGTTTGCCTGGAGCGCTCTGCCTGAGGAATATATCAGACAGAACAACGTGAAGGATTCTGACCCCATCAG GTGTCCTATTATGGCCGGGGGCCTTTTCTCTATAGATAAGAACTATTTTTATGAGTTGGGGGCATATGACCCAGGCCTGGATGTGTGGGGAGGAGAAAACATGGAAATTTCTTTCAAG ATCTGGATGTGTGGTGGCGAGATTGAGATTATCCCCTGCTCACGTGTGGGACACATCTTTCGCGGTGATAACCCTTACAAGTTCCCTAAAGATCGGGTAAAGACAGTGGAAAGGAACTTGGCCAGGGTGGCAGAGGTGTGGCTGGATGAATATAAAGAGCTGTTTTACGGTCATGGCTACCACCACCTGCTGGACAAGCGCACGACTGATATAGGAAACCTGACAGAACAGATTGAGCTAAGACAGAAACTCAAGTGTAAGAGCTTTAAATGGTACCTGGATAACGTGTTCCCAGATCTGGTTGCCCCTCTGGTCAAAGCTGAAGGACTG ATTTTCAACGTTGGAAACAGAAAGTGTTTGGTATATCACAACGGCATTTTGTCCTTTGATAAATGTGATCTCACAAATAAG AGTCAACACTTCAGCTACACCTGGTTAAGGATGCTTAGACAAAACACTTCCTGTATAGCTTCTCAGGAGACACGTGTGGTCATGAAGCCATGTGACAACACTAAGCCACATCTCCGCTGGATGCACAAGTCTGATAAAGGAATG ATGGAGCATCTGAAGATGGAGGGCAGTTTCCGACCCATTTGTCTGGAGGCTGGAGTTAAAGCTGATGCTGTCTTCCTGAAGGACTGTGATACCATCAACACTTTACAGAAATGGCAGTTCACACACTACTATGCTCAGTGA